The following nucleotide sequence is from Scylla paramamosain isolate STU-SP2022 unplaced genomic scaffold, ASM3559412v1 Contig72, whole genome shotgun sequence.
AATATATCAAATATTCTGATTATTTACAAGGTCTTCAGGCATCTGCTGTATTTTCTAGTGGATtagatgggaaaaaataaataaaaaaataccctgCATCTAATACAGAACACAGAAGAGGTAGTGAAATATGGTTAAGGGGATATGGGGTGATCTGTGTTCAGAAGTAGTGCGCTGAACACTATTTATCAAAGACTTGGTTCTGTTGTGACAAAGCAAGCATTTGTGTCAGATGATGaattcccccccctccccctctcaaaacacaataaattttctctttttcaaaaTCTCCTTATAAAATATGGGTGTGATGTGGAGGTGTATCTAATCCACCAGCAAATACTGCATGCATCCATTGTGCATAAAACCTGAAATTTACAATAATAAAATTCTACAAGAGAAACATGAATGGCAACTTGCCTTGAAATACTCAGCATTGTCCAATTGTAATTATGAAACCTCTATAGCTCCCAACTCTTTAAGCAAATTCTCTTTTTGGTTGAAGTAGTTCTTGTACCATTCAAGATGAGGATTCTTTGAGAGTCCAGTGCAAACCAGCTCCATGAAGTGTCTGATGGGGCCACGTTTTGGGCACCATCCTTCCAAGTGTCTCTCAAGGAAGACATGCTCATGGAATCccactttcatttcctccaccaAACCTGctgagatggaaggagaaggcaTTGAGAAATTATTTATGTTTGGTTgttaatatgaacaaaaaaatacaacaacagaaAACTGCCAAATGACACACTAATTAAAAGAGCATTTTCTTGAATAATTTGTATAACTACGAGTATATACTTTACTTAAGGTAGTTAGTGTTGAGATAACTATACCTGCTTCATTATCAATGGGGAAGGTCCACAGCTTGCCTTGCTTAGTCCACTGTATCATCTCCACAAAGGCATTACTAGGAGGATGCTGCATACTCTGCTCCAGCTCATGTAGGTACAATCTCTCCCATGTGGGCAACACTGATATTGGAGCAGCAGGTCCATGGgtatcttcttcccttttcttaaaTATCCCCAAAGGTTGACCTCCAAAGAGATCAACATGAGCCCTGCACATAGAGTGTGGTGTAGAGTAAATACTGTGACCTGGAAAATAACAGCAGTTTATCTAAAATGTATGACGTACAACATGTTGGGCAGCACAAGGCAGCTACATGGAACAGGCCCACCAAAACCTTGCGCCAGTAATGTTTCAGTAAAGACACAGAGAAGGTCCATGTTTCCTTGCTCCTTGGAAACAAAATAAGGATAATCATTAAAAACTTAATCCAAAACTTCAAGTCAAAAgaccacaaacttttttttttatgggagatATGAGGTATTCCCTTAGGACACAGACTAATTATGAGCATCCTTTTCAGTGGATCAAGTCATGAAATACAGCATGTACTGAAATCATCAAAAGAAGGGAGCAGAAAGAGACCATCTTAATTCACATAGCATTAATGTACACCTCTCTCAACAAACCTGGGCACAGATGAATCCCGAGGCTGAGTGTAGGGCTTGCGGGCTCGGGGCTGGTCTTTCGGGTCAATGTGGTACCCTTGCCTGACCTCGGTACCAGAAGGAAGGTGACGTGGCACTTCCTCCATCCCTGATTGTGgctttctctccaccttcatGCCCACAAACAATTTCACTGCAACAAGAGAAATTATGCACAGCCACTAATGTCAGTGGGGCAAGGAAATTTACCAGATAG
It contains:
- the LOC135098643 gene encoding small ribosomal subunit protein mS31-like, whose amino-acid sequence is MPDSATLLKATRRLCEHGGGDARPAATVKNGETKEKSIKSQNLETQIEDHKPLQGTERKKTGESDSHVLKHESSVKEKAAAEKQDKKTSSHKKLHDLLSSLASPQVQPSRPKARKKTKTAGKGKLSPVSEPDLEPELVLATKEVAKSLGGDVKETESELLSTLRLHSSETTTGTAPSLRWRESHNQGWRKCHVTFLLVPRSGKGTTLTRKTSPEPASPTLSLGIHLCPGHSIYSTPHSMCRAHVDLFGGQPLGIFKKREEDTHGPAAPISVLPTWERLYLHELEQSMQHPPSNAFVEMIQWTKQGKLWTFPIDNEAAGLVEEMKVGFHEHVFLERHLEGWCPKRGPIRHFMELVCTGLSKNPHLEWYKNYFNQKENLLKELGAIEVS